Proteins encoded in a region of the Canis lupus familiaris isolate Mischka breed German Shepherd chromosome 1, alternate assembly UU_Cfam_GSD_1.0, whole genome shotgun sequence genome:
- the LOC484559 gene encoding zinc finger protein 568 isoform X5, giving the protein MTSQPSEISSSSVTVEHLTQMMERRAWHSQDPGLLEEEDMTRSLETVTFKDVAVDLTQEEWQHMKPAQRNLYRDVMLENYSNLVTVGYQVTKPDVIFKLEQEEEPWVIEEEMLGRHCPEVWEVDEQIKKQQETLVRKVTSISKKTLIKENVIECKRVTKIFPLSSDILTSRQNFYECDSLDKGLEHNLDLLSYEKDCIREKNYEYSKYGKPFYHCSSHVLTPFKCNQCGQDFSHKFDLIRHERIHAGEKPYECKECGKAFSRKENLITHQKIHTGEKPYKCNECGKAFIQMSNLIRHQRIHTGEKPYACKDCWKAFSQKSNLIEHERIHTGEKPYECKECGKSFSQKQNLIEHEKIHTGEKPYACNECGRAFSRMSSVTLHMRSHTGEKPYKCNKCGKAFSQCSVFIIHMRSHTGEKPYVCSECGKAFSQSSSLTVHMRNHTAEKPYECNECGKAFSRKENLITHQKIHTGEKPYECNECGKAFIQMSNLIRHQRIHTGEKPYACTVCGKAFSQKSNLTEHEKIHTGEKPYHCNQCGKAFSQRQNLLEHEKIHTGEKPFKCNECGKAFSRISSLTLHVRSHTGEKPYECNKCGKAFSQCSLLIIHMRSHTGEKPFECNECGKAFSQRASLSIHKRGHTGEKRRVY; this is encoded by the exons GAGACAGTGACATTTAAGGATGTGGCTGTGGACCTCACCCAGGAGGAATGGCAGCACATGAAACCTGCTCAGAGGAACTTGTACCGGGATGTGATGCTAGAGAACTACAGCAACCTAGTCACAGTGG GTTATCAAGTCACCAAACCAGATGTGATCTTCAAGttggagcaggaagaggagccaTGGGTGATAGAGGAAGAAATGCTTGGGAGGCACTGTCCAG AAGTTTGGGAAGTTGATGAACAGATCAAGAAGCAACAGGAAACTCTTGTGAGGAAAGTCACATCTATCTCCAAGAAAACTCTGATTAAGGAAAATGTCATTGAATGTAAAAGagttacaaaaatatttcctttgagcTCAGATATTCTTACTTCAAGACAAAACTTCTATGAATGTGACTCACTTGATAAGGGTTTGGAACATAATTTAGATTTACTTAGTTATGAGAAGGACTgtataagagagaaaaattatgaatatagtAAGTATGGGAAGCCATTTTACCATTGCTCATCCCATGTTCTAACTCCCTTTAAGTGTAATCAGTGTGGACAAGACTTCAGTCATAAATTTGACCTCATCAGACATGAGAGAATTCATGCTGGagaaaaaccctatgaatgtaaggaatgtggaaaagccttcagcaggaaagaaaatcttattaCACATCAAAAAATTCATACTGGGGAAAAACCATATAAgtgtaatgaatgtggaaaagcttTCATTCAGATGTCAAACCTTATTAGACACCAGAGAATTCATACAGGGGAGAAACCTTATGCATGTAAAGATTGTTGGAAAGCCTTCAGTCAGAAATCAAATCTCATTGAACAtgagagaattcatactggagaaaaaccctatgaatgtaaagaatgtggaaaaTCCTTCAGCCAGAAGCAAAATCTTATTGAGCATGAGAAAATtcatactggggagaaacctTATGCGTGTAATGAATGTGGTAGAGCCTTTTCTCGAATGTCATCTGTTACTCTACACATGAGAAGTCACACAGGGGAGAAAccttataaatgtaataaatgtggaaaagccttctcTCAATGCTCAGTGTTTATTATACATATGAGAAGTCATACAGGTGAGAAACCCTATGTATgtagtgaatgtgggaaagcatTTTCTCAAAGTTCATCCCTTACTGTACATATGAGAAATCATACAGctgagaaaccctatgaatgtaacgagtgtggaaaagccttcagcaggaaagaaaatcttattacacatcagaaaattcatactggagagaaaccatatgaatgtaatgaatgtgggaaagcttttaTTCAGATGTCAAACCTCATTAGAcaccagagaattcatactggtgagaaaccttaTGCATGTACAgtatgtgggaaagcctttagtCAGAAATCAAATCTCACTGAACATGAGAaaattcatactggagaaaaaccctATCATTGTAATCAAtgtggaaaagctttcagtcaGAGACAGAATCTCCTTGAACATGAAaaaattcatactggagagaaaccgtttaaatgtaatgaatgtggtaAAGCCTTCTCTCGAATCTCATCTCTTACTCTTCATGTAAGAAGTCATACAGGGGAGAAACCTTACGAATGTAataaatgtggaaaagccttctcTCAATGCTCATTACTTATTATACATATGAGAagtcatactggtgagaaaccttttgaatgtaatgaatgtgggaaagcatTCTCTCAAAGAGCATCCCTTTCAATACATAAGAGAGGGCATACAGGTGAGAAACGCCGAGTATACTAA
- the LOC484559 gene encoding zinc finger protein 568 isoform X6, whose translation MTRSLETVTFKDVAVDLTQEEWQHMKPAQRNLYRDVMLENYSNLVTVGYQVTKPDVIFKLEQEEEPWVIEEEMLGRHCPEVWEVDEQIKKQQETLVRKVTSISKKTLIKENVIECKRVTKIFPLSSDILTSRQNFYECDSLDKGLEHNLDLLSYEKDCIREKNYEYSKYGKPFYHCSSHVLTPFKCNQCGQDFSHKFDLIRHERIHAGEKPYECKECGKAFSRKENLITHQKIHTGEKPYKCNECGKAFIQMSNLIRHQRIHTGEKPYACKDCWKAFSQKSNLIEHERIHTGEKPYECKECGKSFSQKQNLIEHEKIHTGEKPYACNECGRAFSRMSSVTLHMRSHTGEKPYKCNKCGKAFSQCSVFIIHMRSHTGEKPYVCSECGKAFSQSSSLTVHMRNHTAEKPYECNECGKAFSRKENLITHQKIHTGEKPYECNECGKAFIQMSNLIRHQRIHTGEKPYACTVCGKAFSQKSNLTEHEKIHTGEKPYHCNQCGKAFSQRQNLLEHEKIHTGEKPFKCNECGKAFSRISSLTLHVRSHTGEKPYECNKCGKAFSQCSLLIIHMRSHTGEKPFECNECGKAFSQRASLSIHKRGHTGEKRRVY comes from the exons GAGACAGTGACATTTAAGGATGTGGCTGTGGACCTCACCCAGGAGGAATGGCAGCACATGAAACCTGCTCAGAGGAACTTGTACCGGGATGTGATGCTAGAGAACTACAGCAACCTAGTCACAGTGG GTTATCAAGTCACCAAACCAGATGTGATCTTCAAGttggagcaggaagaggagccaTGGGTGATAGAGGAAGAAATGCTTGGGAGGCACTGTCCAG AAGTTTGGGAAGTTGATGAACAGATCAAGAAGCAACAGGAAACTCTTGTGAGGAAAGTCACATCTATCTCCAAGAAAACTCTGATTAAGGAAAATGTCATTGAATGTAAAAGagttacaaaaatatttcctttgagcTCAGATATTCTTACTTCAAGACAAAACTTCTATGAATGTGACTCACTTGATAAGGGTTTGGAACATAATTTAGATTTACTTAGTTATGAGAAGGACTgtataagagagaaaaattatgaatatagtAAGTATGGGAAGCCATTTTACCATTGCTCATCCCATGTTCTAACTCCCTTTAAGTGTAATCAGTGTGGACAAGACTTCAGTCATAAATTTGACCTCATCAGACATGAGAGAATTCATGCTGGagaaaaaccctatgaatgtaaggaatgtggaaaagccttcagcaggaaagaaaatcttattaCACATCAAAAAATTCATACTGGGGAAAAACCATATAAgtgtaatgaatgtggaaaagcttTCATTCAGATGTCAAACCTTATTAGACACCAGAGAATTCATACAGGGGAGAAACCTTATGCATGTAAAGATTGTTGGAAAGCCTTCAGTCAGAAATCAAATCTCATTGAACAtgagagaattcatactggagaaaaaccctatgaatgtaaagaatgtggaaaaTCCTTCAGCCAGAAGCAAAATCTTATTGAGCATGAGAAAATtcatactggggagaaacctTATGCGTGTAATGAATGTGGTAGAGCCTTTTCTCGAATGTCATCTGTTACTCTACACATGAGAAGTCACACAGGGGAGAAAccttataaatgtaataaatgtggaaaagccttctcTCAATGCTCAGTGTTTATTATACATATGAGAAGTCATACAGGTGAGAAACCCTATGTATgtagtgaatgtgggaaagcatTTTCTCAAAGTTCATCCCTTACTGTACATATGAGAAATCATACAGctgagaaaccctatgaatgtaacgagtgtggaaaagccttcagcaggaaagaaaatcttattacacatcagaaaattcatactggagagaaaccatatgaatgtaatgaatgtgggaaagcttttaTTCAGATGTCAAACCTCATTAGAcaccagagaattcatactggtgagaaaccttaTGCATGTACAgtatgtgggaaagcctttagtCAGAAATCAAATCTCACTGAACATGAGAaaattcatactggagaaaaaccctATCATTGTAATCAAtgtggaaaagctttcagtcaGAGACAGAATCTCCTTGAACATGAAaaaattcatactggagagaaaccgtttaaatgtaatgaatgtggtaAAGCCTTCTCTCGAATCTCATCTCTTACTCTTCATGTAAGAAGTCATACAGGGGAGAAACCTTACGAATGTAataaatgtggaaaagccttctcTCAATGCTCATTACTTATTATACATATGAGAagtcatactggtgagaaaccttttgaatgtaatgaatgtgggaaagcatTCTCTCAAAGAGCATCCCTTTCAATACATAAGAGAGGGCATACAGGTGAGAAACGCCGAGTATACTAA